From a region of the Sesamum indicum cultivar Zhongzhi No. 13 linkage group LG3, S_indicum_v1.0, whole genome shotgun sequence genome:
- the LOC105159105 gene encoding probable strigolactone esterase DAD2 gives MGHSLLEALNVRVVGSGERILVLAHGFGTDQSAWQRILPFFVRDHRVVLYDLVCAGSVNPDYFDFRRYTSLDAYVDDLLHILDALRIERCTYVGHSVSATIGILASIRRPELFTKLILIGASPRFLNDKNYHGGFEQGEIEKVFSAMEANYEAWVNGFAPLAVGADVPDAVREFSRTLFNMRPDITLFVSRTVFNSDLRGVLGLVRVPCSIIQTARDVSVPASVADYLKNHLGGRSTVHMLDIEGHLPHLSAPNLLARELRRALPR, from the exons atggggCATAGTTTGTTGGAAGCGTTGAATGTGCGAGTGGTGGGCTCCGGCGAGAGGATTTTGGTCCTCGCCCATGGCTTCGGCACCGACCAATCGGCGTGGCAGCGCATTCTGCCGTTTTTTGTCCGCGACCACCGTGTTGTTCTTTATGACCTGGTCTGCGCCGGCAGTGTCAACCCTGATTACTTCGATTTCCGCCGCTACACCTCCCTCGACGCCTATGTGGACGACCTCCTCCACATACTCGACGCCCTCCGCATCGAGCGCTGCACCTACGTAGGACACTCTGTCTCCGCCACGATCGGGATTCTCGCCTCCATTCGCCGCCCTGAGCTCTTCACTAAGCTCATCCTCATCGGCGCCTCTCCGAg GTTCTTGAACGACAAGAATTACCACGGGGGATTCGAGCAGGGTGAGATCGAGAAAGTTTTCTCAGCAATGGAGGCGAACTACGAGGCGTGGGTGAACGGATTCGCGCCGCTGGCTGTGGGGGCGGACGTGCCGGATGCGGTTCGGGAATTCAGCCGGACGCTGTTCAACATGAGGCCAGACATAACGCTGTTCGTGTCCCGGACGGTGTTCAACAGCGACCTGAGAGGGGTGCTAGGACTGGTCAGAGTGCCATGCTCCATCATTCAGACGGCAAGGGACGTGTCGGTGCCAGCGTCGGTTGCGGATTACCTCAAGAACCACCTGGGGGGGCGGAGCACGGTTCACATGTTGGACATAGAAGGGCACCTCCCCCATCTCTCCGCCCCCAACCTGCTGGCACGAGAGCTACGGCGAGCGTTACCCCGATGA
- the LOC105159109 gene encoding interferon-related developmental regulator 1: MGRRSSQKKGAAMLDSDDADSVSSSSSMRSDNMIVPGIEEVQVDKDVLLDQCLDALYEKRGSTREKALTSIIEAFNNSLQHEFVEKKFATLLHQCLNSIKKGSAKEVALASHAIGLLAITTGPGEKAQEILEECVSPISEALKTRPESSKISALLECLAVVTFVGGEEPEQTEKSMQILWQMAHPKLGSNVAAAKPSPTVITMVVSAWSFLLTTMNGWALNPKSWQESISYFSTLLDKDDRLLRIAAGEALALIFEMGSLEKFCGETKSSGDPSIDEGNDSRKLMYVHGLKNKVLNQVRELSAEAGGKGSVKKDLNSQRNTFRDILDFLEDGYTPEISMKIGGESLNTSTWAQLIQLNFLKHFLGGGFVKHMQDNQFLHDVFAFTPKKKFLGAEYRMSGGEKRMYKSPNSALNKARTQLLNKQRMLSQDKNTGHFAVGFVDS, from the exons ATGGGTCGAA GAAGTTCTCAGAAGAAAGGTGCTGCAATGCTTGATAGCGATGATGCAGATAGTGTAAGCTCGTCTTCATCTATGCGCTCGGACAATATGATAGTCCCTGGTATCGAGGAAGTGCAGGTGGATAAAGACGTGTTGCTTGATCAGTGCTTAGATGCTTTGTACGAGAAGAG AGGTTCTACGAGGGAGAAGGCTTTGACATCAATAATTGAAGCCTTCAATAACAGCTTGCAACACGAGTTTGTTGAAAAGAA GTTTGCTACGTTGCTGCACCAGTGCTTGAATTCTATTAAAAAGGGTTCTGCAAAGGAGGTTGCTTTGGCATCCCACGCAATAG GACTTTTAGCTATAACTACCGGTCCTGGGGAGAAAGCACAAGAGATCTTGGAAGAATGCGTCTCTCCTATATCCGAGGCCCTTAAAACTCGGCCTGAGTCATCTAAGATATCTGCA TTGCTCGAGTGTTTGGCTGTTGTTACTTTTGTTGGTGGTGAAGAACCAGAACAGACAGAGAAATCAATGCAAATACTATGGCAAATGGCACATCCAAAATTGGGTTCAAAT GTGGCTGCTGCCAAACCTTCACCGACAGTAATTACAATGGTGGTCTCTGCGTGGTCGTTTCTTCTTACCACTATGAATGGATGGGCACTTAACCCTAAGAGTTGGCAAGA gTCAATTTCCTATTTCTCCACTCTGCTGGACAAGGATGATAGATTGCTGCGCATTGCTGCTGGTGAAGCACttgctttgatttttgaaatggGAAGCCTGGAGAAGTTCTGTGGAGAGACTAAATCCTCTGGTGACCCCTCTATTGATGAAGGGAATGATTCCCGGAAATTGATGTATGTACATGGGTTAAAGAATAAAGTCCTTAATCAAGTGCGTGAACTCTCTGCTGAGGCTGGTGGCAAAGGTTCTGTGAAGAAAGATCTCAATAGTCAGAGGAACACATTCAGAgatattcttgattttcttgag GATGGTTATACCCCGGAAATCTCAATGAAGATTGGTGGAGAGTCTCTAAACACAAGTACATGGGCTCAATTGATACAG CTAAACTTCCTGAAGCATTTTCTTGGAGGAGGATTTGTGAAGCACATGCAG GATAATCAATTTCTTCATGATGTCTTTGCTTTCACTCCCAAGAAAAAGTTTCTAGGAGCTGAGTATCGTATGTCTGGGGGTGAAAAG AGGATGTACAAATCACCTAATTCGGCACTTAACAAGGCGCGGACGCAATTACTAAACAAACAACGAATGTTATCCCAG GATAAAAATACTGGTCATTTTGCTGTTGGTTTTGTTGACAGTTGA
- the LOC105159106 gene encoding calcium-transporting ATPase 1, chloroplastic, translating to MGSYMKEFSEVKAKNSSEEALQRWRKACWLVKNHKRRFRFTANLSKRFEVREIQKSNQEKLRVAVLVSQAALSFVQGISYKVPDAVKGAGFEICADELGSIVEGHNSRKLKVHGGLEGIADKLSTSLNNGINISEESLNRRRETYGINKFTESPAKGFWLFVWEALQDTTLMILGVCALVSLIVGIATEGWPKGAHDGLGIVASILLVVFVTATSDFKQSLQFKDLDKEKKKITVQVTRNGYRQKISIFDLLSGDIVHLAIGDQVPADGLFVSGYSLLINESSLTGESEPINVTCENPFLLSGTKVQDGSCKMLVTTVGMRTQWGKLMATLSEGGDDETPLQVKLNGVATIIGKIGLFFAVVTFAVLVQGLFSRKMNQGSHWSWSGDDALEMLEYFAIAVTIVVVAVPEGLPLAVTLSLAFAMKKMMNDKALVRHLAACETMGSATTICSDKTGTLTTNHMTVVKACICGKIKEVSSSVKTSAFCSDIPDSVVKMVQRSIFNNTGGDIVTTQDGKIEILGTPTETAILEFGLFLGGDFQAERQASKLVKVEPFNSTKKRMGVVLELPGEGFQAHCKGASEIILAACDKVLDSTGEVVPLDESSMNHLKDTIEHFASEALRTLCIAYKDIGGDFSAENPIPFEGYTLIGIVGIKDPVRPGVKESVAICRSAGIVVRMVTGDNINTAKAIARECGILTDDGIAIEGPEFRKKSEEELQELIPKLQVMARSSPMDKHTLVRHLRSTFQEVVAVTGDGTNDAPALHEADIGLAMGISGTEVAKESADVIILDDNFSTIVTVAKWGRSVYVNIQKFVQFQLTVNVVALIVNFSSACLTGNAPLTAVQLLWVNMIMDTLGALALATEPPTDELMRRSPVGRKGNFISNVMWRNILGQSIYQFVIIWYLQTSGKAVFHLDGQESDLILNTLIFNSFVFCQVFNEISSRDMEKINVFRGILDNYVFVGVLSCTVLFQILIVEFLGTFANTYPLTWQQWLASILLGFLGMPIAAAIKMIPVGLR from the exons aTGGGGAGTTATATGAAGGAGTTCTCGGAGGTAAAGGCGAAGAACTCGTCGGAGGAGGCGTTGCAGCGGTGGAGGAAAGCGTGTTGGCTGGTGAAGAATCATAAGAGGAGATTTCGATTCACTGCTAATCTCTCCAAGCGCTTCGAAGTTCGCGAGATCCAGAAATCCAATCAG GAGAAGCTTAGAGTTGCAGTCTTAGTCTCCCAAGCAGCCCTTAGTTTCGTTCAAG GTATCAGCTACAAGGTACCAGATGCAGTGAAGGGAGCAGGTTTTGAAATATGTGCTGATGAGTTAGGATCGATTGTTGAGGGCCATAATTCAAGGAAGTTAAAAGTTCATGGTGGTCTTGAGGGTATTGCAGACAAGCTCTCTACTTCACTGAACAATGGAATCAATATTTCTGAGGAGTCCCTTAATCGCAGAAGAGAAACATATGGAATTAATAAGTTCACTGAGAGCCCAGCAAAGGGATTTTGGCTTTTTGTATGGGAAGCCCTGCAAGATACTACCCTCATGATACTTGGCGTATGTGCCCTTGTCTCTCTAATTGTTGGAATTGCAACAGAAGGATGGCCAAAAGGTGCTCATGATGGACTTGGGATTGTTGCCAGTATTCTTCTTGTTGTGTTTGTCACTGCTACAAGTGATTTTAAACAGTCGTTACAGTTCAAGGATTTGGataaggagaagaaaaagattactGTTCAGGTAACTCGAAATGGGTACAGACAAAAGATTTCCATATTCGATTTACTATCTGGTGACATCGTTCATCTTGCCATTGGGGATCAGGTCCCAGCTGATGGACTCTTTGTTTCAGGTTATTCCTTGTTAATAAATGAATCTAGTTTAACAGGAGAGAGTGAACCAATAAATGTAACCTGTGAAAATCCTTTTCTCCTATCTGGAACTAAAGTTCAGGACGGATCCTGCAAAATGCTAGTTACCACTGTCGGAATGAGAACTCAGTGGGGCAAATTGATGGCTACTCTTAGTGAAGGAGGCGATGATGAAACCCCCTTGCAAGTTAAACTGAATGGAGTGGCTACAATTATTGGAAAAATAGGTCTGTTTTTCGCTGTTGTCACCTTTGCTGTCCTGGTGCAAGGACTGTTTAGCCGCAAGATGAATCAGGGTTCGCACTGGAGCTGGTCTGGAGATGATGCCCTGGAAATGCTGGAATATTTCGCGATTGCAGTAACAATTGTTGTGGTTGCTGTTCCTGAGGGTTTGCCTTTAGCTGTTACCTTGAGCCTTGCATTTGCcatgaagaagatgatgaatgACAAGGCACTTGTACGTCATTTGGCTGCTTGTGAGACCATGGGATCTGCCACAACTATTTGTAGTGACAAGACTGGAACGCTAACTACTAATCACATGACTGTTGTAAAAGCATGTATTTGtgggaaaataaaagaagttaGTAGCTCTGTTAAAACTTCTGCTTTTTGCTCAGACATTCCTGATTCTGTTGTGAAAATGGTTCAGAGGTCGATATTCAACAACACTGGTGGAGATATAGTCACGACTCAAGATGGGAAAATTGAGATCCTTGGTACACCCACTGAGACTGCAATTCTGGAATTTGGACTCTTTCTTGGAGGAGATTTCCAAGCAGAGCGACAGGCCTCAAAGCTTGTCAAAGTTGAGCCATTTAATTCCACTAAGAAGCGCATGGGTGTGGTCTTGGAGCTACCTGGTGAAGGTTTTCAGGCGCATTGCAAAGGTGCATCTGAGATTATCTTGGCAGCATGTGATAAGGTACTGGACTCAACTGGCGAGGTTGTTCCCCTGGATGAATCATCAATGAATCATTTGAAGGATACAATTGAACATTTTGCAAGTGAAGCTCTTAGAACCCTATGCATTGCATACAAGGATATTGGTGGTGACTTCTCTGCTGAAAATCCTATTCCCTTTGAGGGTTATACTTTGATAGGAATTGTGGGCATTAAAGATCCAGTTCGCCCCGGAGTCAAGGAGTCAGTTGCAATTTGTAGGTCAGCCGGCATTGTGGTCCGGATGGTCACAGGAGATAACATAAACACCGCTAAGGCAATAGCTAGGGAATGTGGAATACTGACTGATGATGGCATTGCTATTGAGGGCCCAGAATTTCGGAAGAAAAGTGAAGAGGAGCTGCAGGAACTCATCCCAAAACTACAG GTAATGGCGCGCTCTTCACCAATGGATAAGCATACTCTGGTGAGACATCTAAGATCCACATTTCAGGAGGTTGTTGCTGTGACAGGAGATGGAACAAATGATGCTCCTGCACTTCATGAAGCAGATATTGGTCTTGCAATGGGAATTTCTGGAACTGAG GTGGCCAAAGAGAGTGCTGATGTTATAATTCTGGATGACAATTTCTCCACTATTGTTACTGTGGCGAAATGGGGCCGCTCAGTTTATGTTAACATTCAAAAATTTGTTCAATTTCAGCTTACAGTTAATGTAGTTGCTCTAATTGTCAACTTCTCTTCAGCATGCTTGACAG GCAATGCTCCCCTTACCGCTGTTCAACTTCTATGGGTCAACATGATCATGGATACACTGGGAGCACTTGCGCTGGCCACTGAGCCTCCAACAGATGAGTTAATGAGGAGATCACCAGTTGGACGCAAAGGAAACTTCATCAGCAATGTCATGTGGAGGAATATCTTGGGGCAGTCCATTTATCAGTTCGTTATCATATGGTATCTGCAAACATCCGGAAAAGCAGTGTTCCATCTTGATGGCCAAGAATCAGATTTAATTCTTAACACACTCATTTTCAACTCATTCGTCTTTTGCCAG GTTTTCAACGAGATAAGCTCCAGAGACATGGAGAAGATAAACGTCTTCAGAGGCATACTCGACAACTACGTTTTTGTGGGTGTACTTAGCTGCACTGTCCTCTTCCAAATCCTTATCGTTGAATTCCTGGGCACATTTGCCAACACCTATCCTCTAACGTGGCAGCAATGGTTGGCTAGCATTCTGCTTGGATTTCTTGGCATGCCTATTGCTGCTGCTATAAAGATGATCCCTGTAGGATTGAGGTAA
- the LOC105159107 gene encoding cyclin-D5-3-like has product MENSRALFSPDSLLLCKEKVGSLEDEEDEKMEFGSIVEDGCDDEYMKVLLDREISSGGLKMEEFLQSSWIQGARLDGIHYILRTREVLGFGVQTAYLSVTYLDRFLSRRSVDAEKSWALRLLSMACLSLAAKMEESVVPALSEFCLGDYNFESSVIQRMELLVLNTLEWKMGSITPFAYVQFFANKFFDNSSPRNGVSRTMDLILGSMKYVKIMSHRPSVIAAAAALFVLDQELTIDALKLKISDLTGSYDIDNIISCYNLVQEMDIERLKLSKGIKSPDLSPIQIQRAEACGNSSVASAAIAKRKRLVFNQNDQYGDVPDKKEKH; this is encoded by the exons ATGGAAAATTCTCGGGCTTTGTTTTCTCCTGACAGTTTATTGCTATGTAAAGAGAAGGTGGGCAGTTTGGAAgatgaagaggatgaaaagATGGAATTTGGTTCGATTGTGGAAGATGGTTGTGATGATGAGTACATGAAAGTGCTTCTTGATAGAGAAATCTCAAGTGGTGGGCTGAAAATGGAGGAATTTTTGCAGAGTTCTTGGATTCAAGGGGCGCGTTTGGATGGAATCCACTACATTCTCAGA ACAAGGGAAGTTCTTGGGTTCGGAGTGCAAACTGCTTATCTATCAGTCACATATCTTGATAGATTTCTCTCCAGAAGATCTGTTGAT GCAGAGAAATCATGGGCACTGAGGTTATTATCAATGGCTTGTCTTTCATTGGCTGCAAAAATGGAAGAAAGTGTAGTGCCGGCATTGTCGGAGTTCTGTTTGGgggattataattttgagaGCAGTGTGATACAGAGGATGGAACTCTTGGTACTGAATACATTGGAGTGGAAAATGGGGTCAATCACTCCTTTTGCTTATGTTCAGTTCTTTGCAAACAAGTTCTTTGACAACTCTTCACCAAGAAATGGAGTGTCAAGAACAATGGACCTCATTTTGGGCTCAATGAAAT ATGTCAAAATAATGTCCCACAGACCATCAGTGATAGCAGCAGCAGCCGCATTGTTTGTACTGGATCAAGAATTGACAATAGATGCCTTGAAGCTCAAAATCAGTGACTTAACTGGTTCTTACGACATT GACAATATCATTTCGTGCTACAACCTAGTTCAAGAAATGGACATTGAAAGATTAAAGTTGAGCAAAGGGATCAAGTCTCCTGATTTATCACCCATCCAAATACAAAGGGCTGAAGCTTGTGGAAATTCTTCAGTTGCTTCTGCTGCCattgcaaagagaaaaaggcTTGTGTTTAATCAAAATGATCAATATGGTGATGTGCCTGACAAGAAGGAAAAGCACTGA